AGCTGTTTGATTATCTCGATCGATTGAAATATTTCTCTAATTCTTACTTTGCACCTGGCATAACTGTCTCCGGTCGTTTCAATGAGCGGCTCAAAATCAATTGCGTTAAATGCCGCGTATCCTAGAACACGCATGTCTTGTGGAACACCGCTTGCGCGAAGCGTTGGCCCGACTGACCCAAGATCATACGCTTGCTCTTTTGTTACGATACCGGTACCCAAAAGACGGTGTTTTACCGTGCTGTCATTTAAGAATACATTGGTGATATCAGTAATATCTTTTGCGTAGTCTTCCAGTTTTAGAACAATAGCCTGTAATGTATCAGTATCGATATCTTTTCTCACGCCGCCAATTTTACACGAACCGAATATTACACGACCGCCGGTTGTCTCTTCAATGATATCAAGTATTTTCTCTCGGATTCTCCACGCGTTCATAAAGAGATTCTCAAATCCAAATGCGTCCGCGAGAAATCCTAACCACATAAGGTGGCTGTGTATTCGTGAGAGTTCTGACCATACACTGCGTAGGTAATGTGCCCGGGGAGGGACATCGACGGTCATGATTTCTTCGATAGCGATGCAATAAGTCATGCCGTGAATAAAACTGCATATGCCGCATATTCTTTCCGCAACATACACAAAGTCATGAAAATCTTTTTTTTCTACAAGCTTTTCAAGTCCACGGTGAATAAAGCCCACCGAAGGAATAGCTTCAATAACTGTTTCATCCTCTAAAACAAGATCGAGATGTATGGGTTCCGGAAGAACAGGGTGTTGTGGCCCAAAGGGCATTATTGTGCGTTTTCCCATGAACATTATTCCTTTTTAGTAATATTAAAAGGTGTTTTTAGTGACATGCGGTAAAAATTCCCTTTGTAGTCGAGTGCTAAGTCCTTAACTTTTATTCCGAAAAGATCATGGATTTCATTTTCATACAGAAACGCAGACCAGTATATGTTGCTTATGCTTGGTAATTGGGGATTTGATAAAGGAATCTGCAATCGGATGCTGGTAAATTCGTAGTCTTTATCAAAAGAATATGTCAGCTCAAATGTATCAAGCTTTGTGCATGATATTTGTATAAGGCGATATCCTTTATCATGATATTCTTTTACGCTTTTAAGTAAATCATCTTTTTGTATTGTGGCAAGTTTTTGTTCTTCTAACATGAGCGCTCCTTACGTAACGTATTCTTTTGTGCCAATATGGTGAGGCTCTGACTAATGCCGTCAATAATTGCTTCAGGCCGTGCGGCACATCCGGGAACATTAATATCTACCGGAAGCACGGTATGTACACCGCCACCAACATTATAACATTCGGAGAAAATACCTCCTGATGTTGCACAGACACCAATTGCTACGACAACTTTTGGTTCAGGCATCTGTTCATAAATAGTTTTTACAACACTTTTATTTTGTTCGTTTATCGCGCCGGTAATAAGGAGAATATCTGCATGCTTGGGATTTCCCGTATTAATGATCCCGAGCCGTTCGACATCATAAACTGGGGTTAAACAAGCGACAACCTCAATATCGCATCCGTTACAGCTTGAGCCGTCGTAGTGGAATACCCACGGTGATTTTTTTAGTGATGACATAATACGGTTACCTCATTACATAATATACAATCATTACATTAATAAATCCACATATCATACTAATAAGCCAACAGCTTTTGAGCATGAGCTGCCATTTAATTCGAGCGGTTGTATTATCAATTAAAAGTACTAATGAGAAGATGCAGGATGCTGCTATGAGTCCAAAGACAGGATAGCACCCGAAAAACAAATACACTATACCAAACATAATAATGCTGTCGTACCAATGAGCAATTTCAATCATTGCCAGTGCCTTACCTGAAAATTCTGTCGTTAAACCTTTTACGAGTTCCTGGTGTGCATGATGAGATGTTGAAAGATCAAACGGTGATTTTCTGAGCTTAATGACAAGAGTGAGAATGAGCGCGATAAGGAGGCCTGGTAAATAAAGAAATAGTGCTTGGGGCGAAGTAATTATGTGTGAAACATGAAAGCTTTTTGTTGTTAGATACATGCCAATTGCACAAAAAATAAGTGTAGGCTCAGAAGACATGATTTGTATGAGTTCACGATGTGCGCCTATAGTGCTGTAAGGAGAACTTGCTTTAAAAGCGCCGAGAACGAGAAAAATCTCAGCTAAGGTAAGTGCGAAAATAACCAGTAAAAGATTTTCTCCTGCGAAAAATATTACACCGGTAAAGATTGTCATTATAAGATAAAAAAGGATGTACAGATTTTGTGATCTTCTCACAACAAGTGTTTCTTTTTGCAAAAGTTTAAAAAAGTCATAAAACGGCTGTATGATTGGGGGGCCTACTCTCCCTTGCATGCGAGCAGTAATTTTTCGATCAATACCTGAGAGAAGTCCCCCAAGAATCGGGGCGCCAATAATATATATGAGAACAATAATGAGTTTTGTCATAGCAATGAAAGTCCTACCATTAAGAGTGTGAGAATCAATGTAATAATGACCGATGGTTTAGATAATATTTGAGCACCAAAGTAATTTTGCATGTAATAGTTTTCCATGCTCATATTCTTTATTGAACCGGCCGCGCCATAAAACTGGTTATCTGATTCTGTGTTCGCGCCGCCAAGATAAGGCTTTGTAACCCTTACTTTCTTTCCGTAATAATAAAAACTGAGCGGGAAGAGCAGAACCATTGCAAGCATGGTTATCATGATAAGAATGTTGTCGTAGCCGAGGGTTACCGGTGAACCGTACATTTCAATGAGATAGGGTTCGATGAGTATGTTGCATATAAGGGGGAAGAAAAGACAAAGACCGACAGTGAGAAATGAAAGTGTCATAAGAGAATACATTTCACTTTTTGGTGTGTCATGCTCAATATTTGTTTTAGTTTCGGTAACAGTAATTAAAGTGCCGATCCATTTTATCCAGAAGAAAATAGTTGCGGCTCCGCCAAATACAACAAAGACACAAAATAAAGGGTTATAATCAACAAGCGCTTTTAGTGCAGCCCATTTGCTGATAAGCATGCCAAACGGTGCAAGAAACATTCCTGCCATACCTATTTGCATCATGATCGATATTTTTGGCAGGCGAAGTATAAGTCCTGACATATCTTCAATTTGAATACTGTGAATCTTGTTTTCAACGGTACCGACGCAAAGAAACAGAAGACATTTTGATACTGCATGAAACATTATGAGGAGCAATGCAGCCCACATTGCTTCTGCAGTACCGATACCTGCGCAGAGAACGATTAATCCAAGGTTGGCAATAGTTGAATATGCAAGAACGCTTTTAGAAGATTTCTGCGCAATAGCAATCAGTGAGCATACTAAAAATGATATTCCGCCAATAAGGGCGATAATAAATCCTGTATAAGTATTCTGAAAAATAGGGCAGAAGCGTAACATTATGTACACACCTGCTTTAACCATGGTGCTTGAATGTAACAGGGCAGATGATGGAGCTGGTCCTGCCATTGCGCCTAAAAGCCAGGATGAGAATGGCAGTTGCGCCGCTTTAATGAGGCCGGATACGCAGATAAGGGTTACGGGTATAAGCATGGTAACTTTACCCATAGCGATCATCTTGTCCAGTTCGATCACTCCTGATGTATTACTGAGGTATATGATTGCCAGTAGAAATGTTATGCCCCCTATGATATTTAGTTCGAGAGCCCAGAAAGAATTTCTTCTTGCCTCATCCGTTTGTTTGTATCCGATCAGGAAGAAGGAACTCAGAGTTGTGATCTCCCAGAAGAAATAGAGCCATTTAATATTGTTTGAAAACACTATGCCGAACATTGCCGAGAGAAACACGAATACGACAAAAAACAAAAAATTTCTGTTATCTTTTAATTCTTTATGGTTATTGTGCAGTTCTTTCATATAGCCAATAGAATATAATGCGACAAGCCCGCCAACAATGCCGACAATGAGCGCCATAATGATTGAGAATCTATCGACAAAAAGATTGTTGGTAGTAACTATTTTTTTTGTGCTGAGAAGTTCAAAAATGATCATGATCGATGTTTGAATAGATATGAGTATATAGGTGAGTGGTCGTTTATGCTTAATGCCCGTAAACAAGACATATCCTGCGAGTGCTATCTCAATAACTATCATGAGAGGTTGAATGAATGCGTATTGTGCCGGATAAAATAGTAGCTCTTTATGGTAATGTGTTCCCAGAAGAAAGAGTGTCCCGCATATAATAATAAAAACTGAAGCGGTGATTATGGTGTTGCGGAATGAATCGTGTTTGGCGAAGAGAATGGCGCACGCGATTACCAGCGGAAACAAAATGAGAAAAATCAATATGTGCATTGTCTTCCCATGGCACGAAACTGTTATTATAGTTATTAATAAACCGGCATCATTGTATAACTATGCATAGCGCGCTACAAGAAAAAAGTGCTTACGCACTCGTTGATACTGGCGATGTAGGTCTCTGGGGGAATAACTCTAATGTAGGTGGAACATAGTCTTTAAACATATGCGTCAACCCGAAGAGTTCCAAAATATGAGGTAAATAGGTGCGTTTCAATTTGCTTTTAATTTTATTTGTGAGTTCTTTATTATGCAGCAGGCCGGTATAGCGAAATGTGCTGAGACATTCATTCTTTATCAGTATCCCTACAAATCGTGTTGTGATATTGACAAAACTATCTATATCATTAATGGCCCTCATTCGTGTTAGCCTTTTTCTGAGGTTTTCCTTGAGGCGGATCTCGCCGAGTTTTTCGAGTCTATAGAGGCAAAGATAGAGCGTAAATCGTGCTAGCAGTTCTTCTTCTGCTCTCAATTCAAGGATTGTATTCTCATCAATGTCCGGTCTCCATTCATGAGACTGCTGAAGTTCAGTGTACATAAGCCGTGCAAGCATATGCCCGAGTATTTCATGCACAATATCAAAGTTGATTACGTCAGGGTTTATTGTTGCTACCGTGTCGCCGTCTTCTGTTGGTGCGACAGACAGTGTGCTTAAATCAACGAAAAGAAAAGTTTTACCCTCATGTGTGGTAAATAATTTAGCGCTAAATCGGGGAATATCAACGCCAGTCTGTGTGGCACTATTGACAAATCTCACCGGAGGGATCAATTGCTCTAAAGATATGTTCATTGCGGCGAGATATTTTTTCATATCAAGAATGTCTATGTAGTGTTCTAAAGTGTCTCTCAAATGTTTTTCTGTTTGATGCATCTCAACACTTTTATTAAACAGTTCAAAATCTAAACGATGTCTTTCGTAAGGAGAGGCAACCGCTGCTTTTGCCGCTTGTGATTCTGCCCGTTCCGGCATAGTTTCGATAAGATGAGCAAATGAGATCAACTCTTTTTCAGCTAATTCAAATGCGCGTTTTTTGATTACATCAGTATCATAGCCGGCATACGACATAAGGAGATCGTACTCCGAAACAAGTATTATAGGCTTTACATTGTCTCGAGGAGTGAGCCAATGCATGATATTCGGTGTTGTGAATATAGCGGTAGGTATGTTGTACACCCCGCTCGCAAGATGACTCATGCCGGTATCGAGCGTTACAAGCCCGCTTGTTATCCCTAATATATTATTAATATGCGGGTAGACATTCATTCGCGGCATAATGATATTGTCCT
This region of Candidatus Ancaeobacter aquaticus genomic DNA includes:
- a CDS encoding nickel-dependent hydrogenase large subunit, whose translation is MGKRTIMPFGPQHPVLPEPIHLDLVLEDETVIEAIPSVGFIHRGLEKLVEKKDFHDFVYVAERICGICSFIHGMTYCIAIEEIMTVDVPPRAHYLRSVWSELSRIHSHLMWLGFLADAFGFENLFMNAWRIREKILDIIEETTGGRVIFGSCKIGGVRKDIDTDTLQAIVLKLEDYAKDITDITNVFLNDSTVKHRLLGTGIVTKEQAYDLGSVGPTLRASGVPQDMRVLGYAAFNAIDFEPLIETTGDSYARCKVRIREIFQSIEIIKQLAEKIPSGAIETKVTGTPNGEFFARTEQPRGEVIYYAKANGSNFLERLRIRTPTFANIPAVVKMLAGCQLADVPLLILTIDPCISCMER
- a CDS encoding NADH-quinone oxidoreductase subunit C, coding for MLEEQKLATIQKDDLLKSVKEYHDKGYRLIQISCTKLDTFELTYSFDKDYEFTSIRLQIPLSNPQLPSISNIYWSAFLYENEIHDLFGIKVKDLALDYKGNFYRMSLKTPFNITKKE
- a CDS encoding NADH-quinone oxidoreductase subunit B family protein; translation: MSSLKKSPWVFHYDGSSCNGCDIEVVACLTPVYDVERLGIINTGNPKHADILLITGAINEQNKSVVKTIYEQMPEPKVVVAIGVCATSGGIFSECYNVGGGVHTVLPVDINVPGCAARPEAIIDGISQSLTILAQKNTLRKERSC
- a CDS encoding NADH-quinone oxidoreductase subunit H, with the translated sequence MTKLIIVLIYIIGAPILGGLLSGIDRKITARMQGRVGPPIIQPFYDFFKLLQKETLVVRRSQNLYILFYLIMTIFTGVIFFAGENLLLVIFALTLAEIFLVLGAFKASSPYSTIGAHRELIQIMSSEPTLIFCAIGMYLTTKSFHVSHIITSPQALFLYLPGLLIALILTLVIKLRKSPFDLSTSHHAHQELVKGLTTEFSGKALAMIEIAHWYDSIIMFGIVYLFFGCYPVFGLIAASCIFSLVLLIDNTTARIKWQLMLKSCWLISMICGFINVMIVYYVMR
- a CDS encoding proton-conducting transporter membrane subunit, coding for MHILIFLILFPLVIACAILFAKHDSFRNTIITASVFIIICGTLFLLGTHYHKELLFYPAQYAFIQPLMIVIEIALAGYVLFTGIKHKRPLTYILISIQTSIMIIFELLSTKKIVTTNNLFVDRFSIIMALIVGIVGGLVALYSIGYMKELHNNHKELKDNRNFLFFVVFVFLSAMFGIVFSNNIKWLYFFWEITTLSSFFLIGYKQTDEARRNSFWALELNIIGGITFLLAIIYLSNTSGVIELDKMIAMGKVTMLIPVTLICVSGLIKAAQLPFSSWLLGAMAGPAPSSALLHSSTMVKAGVYIMLRFCPIFQNTYTGFIIALIGGISFLVCSLIAIAQKSSKSVLAYSTIANLGLIVLCAGIGTAEAMWAALLLIMFHAVSKCLLFLCVGTVENKIHSIQIEDMSGLILRLPKISIMMQIGMAGMFLAPFGMLISKWAALKALVDYNPLFCVFVVFGGAATIFFWIKWIGTLITVTETKTNIEHDTPKSEMYSLMTLSFLTVGLCLFFPLICNILIEPYLIEMYGSPVTLGYDNILIMITMLAMVLLFPLSFYYYGKKVRVTKPYLGGANTESDNQFYGAAGSIKNMSMENYYMQNYFGAQILSKPSVIITLILTLLMVGLSLL